From a single Bacillus pumilus genomic region:
- the deoB gene encoding phosphopentomutase, which yields MPDYQYNRIFLVVMDSVGIGEAPDAADFNDVGADTLGHIAEKMNGLHMPNMAKLGLSHIKEIKGIPADEKPLAYYGKMQEASNGKDTMTGHWEIMGLYIDTPFKVFPDGFPDELLNELKEKTGRGIIGNKPASGTEILDELGEEHMKTGDLIVYTSADSVLQIAAHEEVVPLDELYRICEIARELTLDEKYMVGRIIARPFVGEPGAFVRTPNRHDYALKPFDRTVMNELKDDGLDVIAIGKISDIYDGEGITSSLRTKSNMDGMDKLVDTLKTDFTGISFLNLVDFDALYGHRRDPEGYGKALEEFDARLPEVFNLLKEDDLLVITADHGNDPVHHGTDHTREYVPLIAYSKKHQEANELPTAKTFADLGATVADNFKSTMPKYGTSFLSKLK from the coding sequence ATGCCTGATTATCAGTATAACCGCATTTTCCTCGTTGTGATGGATTCAGTAGGAATTGGGGAAGCTCCCGATGCTGCTGACTTTAATGATGTAGGTGCAGATACACTTGGACATATTGCTGAAAAAATGAACGGGCTTCATATGCCCAATATGGCGAAGCTTGGGCTGAGTCATATCAAAGAAATCAAAGGAATTCCAGCGGACGAAAAACCGCTTGCGTATTATGGAAAAATGCAAGAAGCATCAAATGGTAAAGACACAATGACAGGACACTGGGAGATCATGGGTCTTTACATAGACACTCCGTTCAAAGTCTTTCCAGACGGGTTCCCAGATGAACTCTTAAATGAATTAAAAGAAAAAACAGGCAGAGGCATTATTGGAAATAAACCTGCGTCTGGTACTGAAATTTTAGACGAGCTTGGCGAAGAGCATATGAAAACAGGCGATTTAATCGTTTATACATCTGCGGATTCTGTGCTGCAAATTGCTGCGCACGAAGAAGTGGTTCCATTAGATGAGCTTTACCGTATTTGTGAGATTGCACGTGAACTCACACTAGATGAAAAATATATGGTTGGACGCATTATCGCTCGTCCGTTTGTTGGGGAGCCTGGTGCATTTGTCAGAACACCAAACCGTCATGACTATGCTTTAAAACCATTTGACCGCACAGTCATGAATGAGCTAAAGGATGATGGGCTCGATGTGATTGCCATCGGAAAAATCTCTGATATTTATGACGGCGAAGGAATTACATCTTCTCTCAGAACGAAATCAAACATGGACGGAATGGACAAGCTGGTCGATACACTTAAAACAGATTTTACAGGAATCAGCTTTTTAAACCTTGTTGATTTTGATGCTCTTTACGGACATAGAAGAGATCCAGAGGGCTACGGAAAAGCACTAGAGGAATTTGACGCACGTCTTCCTGAAGTGTTTAACCTGTTAAAAGAGGATGATCTTCTAGTGATTACAGCAGATCATGGAAATGACCCGGTTCATCACGGAACAGATCATACAAGAGAATACGTTCCGCTCATTGCTTACAGCAAAAAGCATCAGGAAGCAAATGAACTGCCAACAGCAAAAACCTTTGCTGATCTAGGGGCAACGGTTGCAGACAATTTCAAGTCAACGATGCCAAAATACGGAACAAGCTTTTTATCTAAACTCAAATAG
- the xerD gene encoding site-specific tyrosine recombinase XerD, protein MKDQLSDFIHFMTVERGLSENTIVSYKRDLQNYLSFLMTHEQLTDIKDVTRLHIIHYLKQLKEEGKSSKTSVRHLSSIRSFHQFLLREKVTTDDPSWNIESQKTERKLPKVLSLGEVEKLLDTPNQHTPFDYRDKAMLELLYATGIRVSEMLDLTLADVHLTMGFIRCFGKGRKERIVPIGEAAASAIEEYIEKGRSKLLKKQPADALFLNHHGKKMSRQGFWKNLKKRALEAGIQKELTPHTLRHSFATHLLENGADLRAVQEMLGHADISTTQIYTHVTKTRLKDVYHKFHPRA, encoded by the coding sequence TTGAAAGATCAATTATCCGACTTTATTCATTTCATGACAGTAGAGAGAGGACTCTCTGAAAATACCATTGTTTCTTATAAAAGAGATTTACAGAACTACTTGTCTTTTTTAATGACACATGAGCAGCTGACGGATATCAAAGATGTTACCCGCTTGCATATCATTCATTATTTAAAGCAGTTAAAGGAGGAAGGAAAATCGAGTAAAACGTCAGTGCGGCATCTCTCCTCGATCCGTTCCTTCCATCAATTTCTGCTTCGTGAAAAAGTGACAACAGATGATCCGTCATGGAACATTGAATCGCAAAAAACAGAGCGGAAACTACCAAAAGTTCTATCGCTAGGGGAAGTCGAAAAGCTGCTTGATACACCAAATCAGCACACTCCCTTCGATTACCGTGACAAAGCGATGCTTGAGCTCTTATATGCAACGGGCATTCGCGTCAGTGAAATGCTGGATCTGACCCTTGCCGATGTTCATCTCACAATGGGCTTTATCCGTTGTTTCGGTAAAGGAAGAAAAGAGCGAATTGTCCCAATTGGTGAAGCTGCTGCAAGTGCGATTGAAGAATATATCGAAAAAGGAAGAAGCAAGCTGTTAAAAAAACAGCCGGCAGATGCCTTATTTCTCAATCATCACGGTAAAAAAATGTCGCGGCAAGGATTCTGGAAGAATTTAAAAAAACGAGCCCTCGAAGCAGGGATTCAAAAAGAACTCACACCTCATACACTCCGGCATTCATTTGCCACGCATCTGCTTGAAAACGGTGCAGACCTAAGAGCCGTGCAGGAGATGCTAGGACATGCCGATATCTCAACGACACAAATTTATACACATGTGACGAAAACAAGACTGAAAGATGTGTATCACAAATTCCATCCAAGGGCATAA
- a CDS encoding YqzK family protein, with the protein MRKWLKTTGEVMKVFILFTGFTVLFYYAMIWINSEYESYHRYDKPEGAAIKVMEMDQPNQDNWQDRLIYFYQNGE; encoded by the coding sequence ATGCGAAAATGGCTCAAAACAACAGGTGAAGTGATGAAAGTCTTTATCTTGTTTACTGGTTTTACCGTCCTGTTCTATTATGCTATGATATGGATAAATTCAGAATATGAAAGCTACCATCGTTATGATAAACCAGAGGGTGCAGCAATTAAAGTGATGGAAATGGATCAGCCGAATCAAGACAACTGGCAAGACCGATTGATTTATTTTTATCAAAACGGGGAGTAG
- the fur gene encoding ferric iron uptake transcriptional regulator, producing MENRIDRIKKQLHSSSYKLTPQREATVRVLLENEEDHLSAEDVYLLVKEKSPEIGLATVYRTLELLTELKVVDKINFGDGVSRYDLRKEGAAHFHHHLVCMECGTVDEIEDDLLEDVEEIIERDWKFKIKDHRLTFHGICHRCHDDESGK from the coding sequence ATGGAAAATCGGATTGATCGAATAAAGAAACAGCTTCATTCTTCCAGCTATAAGCTCACGCCACAGCGTGAAGCAACAGTAAGAGTACTGCTTGAGAATGAAGAAGACCATTTAAGTGCAGAAGATGTATACCTCCTCGTAAAAGAGAAGTCTCCTGAAATTGGTCTTGCTACTGTTTATCGGACGTTAGAATTGTTAACTGAACTGAAAGTTGTTGATAAAATTAACTTTGGAGACGGCGTTTCGCGATATGATCTTCGCAAAGAAGGGGCCGCTCACTTCCATCATCATCTTGTCTGCATGGAGTGCGGGACAGTCGATGAGATAGAAGATGATTTATTAGAAGACGTTGAAGAGATTATTGAACGTGACTGGAAATTTAAAATTAAGGATCATAGATTGACATTCCACGGTATCTGCCACCGGTGTCATGATGATGAATCCGGCAAATAA